A genomic segment from Nisaea sediminum encodes:
- the tmk gene encoding dTMP kinase, with translation MADRPGRARGRFITFEGGEGAGKSTQIRLLADALAASGIEVCLTREPGGSPGAEQIRELLVTGETGRWDALTELLLLYAARRDHVQRLIEPALARGCWVLCDRFADSTMAYQGYGHGLELEKIRDLHRIVLGALKPDLTLVLDLAPEIGLARTRAGGEAERRGGEDRFERMELAFHERMREGFHAIAKAEPERVALVNAARDTDAVTAEVASLVRARLGAAV, from the coding sequence GTGGCTGACCGGCCGGGCCGCGCACGCGGACGTTTCATCACATTCGAAGGCGGGGAAGGGGCCGGCAAAAGCACCCAGATCCGCTTGCTAGCGGATGCTCTCGCAGCGTCCGGTATCGAGGTCTGCCTGACGCGCGAGCCCGGCGGCTCGCCGGGGGCCGAACAGATCCGCGAATTGCTTGTGACAGGCGAGACCGGCCGCTGGGACGCTCTGACCGAACTCCTGCTGCTTTACGCGGCGCGCCGCGACCATGTGCAGCGCCTGATCGAACCCGCTCTGGCGCGCGGCTGCTGGGTCCTGTGCGACCGCTTTGCCGATTCCACCATGGCCTATCAGGGCTACGGACACGGCCTGGAACTTGAGAAGATCAGGGACCTGCACCGCATTGTGCTCGGCGCGTTGAAACCCGACCTGACCCTGGTGCTCGACCTTGCCCCCGAAATCGGCCTTGCCCGTACACGGGCCGGCGGCGAGGCCGAGCGGCGTGGCGGAGAAGACCGTTTCGAGCGGATGGAACTCGCGTTTCACGAACGCATGCGCGAAGGATTCCATGCGATCGCGAAAGCCGAACCGGAGCGAGTCGCTCTGGTGAATGCGGCGCGCGATACGGACGCCGTGACAGCGGAGGTAGCGTCCCTTGTCCGTGCACGCCTCGGAGCAGCGGTATGA
- a CDS encoding D-alanyl-D-alanine carboxypeptidase family protein, producing the protein MTFASNLNTAIRRAVRVLPAALLLLTVQISVSHALDTSAREAFLIDFDTGAVLFEKDSEKPMPPASMTKIMTAFMAFERLKDGRLSMDDTIAISEKAWRKGGSKMFVKVNTRVPIREILRGIIVQSGNDASIALAEALAGTEEAFAEEMTRRGREIGLLNSTFKNATGWPDPDHRSTARDLAFLAMEIIRRFPEYYPIYSETTFTYNNIKQGNRNPLLYKNMGADGLKTGHTEAAGYGLTASAIRNGRRLVLVVNGLDSVKDRSRESEALLDWGFREFENYQLFAAGQTVAEADVWLGNAKTVALTTDRDVLLTIPRTSRPKMKVSVVYEGPVPAPITAGTQLATLKVTAPEMEDVNIPLYAAADVAQLGVFGKVGAAVQYLVWGSGG; encoded by the coding sequence ATGACTTTCGCCAGCAATCTGAACACAGCAATCAGACGCGCGGTCCGGGTGCTACCGGCCGCTCTCCTGTTGCTGACGGTCCAGATTTCGGTTTCCCACGCACTCGATACCAGTGCGCGAGAGGCATTCCTTATCGATTTCGATACGGGAGCGGTGCTGTTCGAAAAGGATTCGGAAAAGCCAATGCCGCCGGCATCCATGACCAAGATCATGACGGCGTTCATGGCCTTCGAGCGCCTCAAGGACGGACGGCTATCGATGGACGACACCATCGCGATCAGTGAGAAAGCCTGGCGCAAGGGCGGCTCCAAGATGTTCGTGAAGGTGAATACACGGGTCCCCATCAGGGAGATCCTGCGCGGGATCATCGTGCAGAGCGGAAACGATGCCTCGATCGCCCTGGCCGAGGCGCTCGCGGGAACGGAAGAGGCTTTCGCCGAGGAAATGACCCGGCGCGGGCGTGAGATCGGTCTGCTCAACAGCACCTTCAAGAACGCGACCGGCTGGCCGGATCCGGATCACCGCTCCACCGCGCGCGATCTTGCGTTTCTGGCGATGGAGATCATCCGAAGGTTCCCGGAATACTATCCGATCTATTCCGAGACCACTTTTACCTACAACAACATCAAGCAGGGGAACCGGAACCCGCTGCTCTACAAGAACATGGGCGCCGACGGCCTTAAGACCGGCCATACCGAAGCGGCCGGATACGGCCTGACGGCCTCCGCGATCCGCAACGGACGGCGGCTGGTGCTCGTGGTCAACGGGCTCGATAGCGTCAAGGACCGGTCGCGCGAGTCGGAAGCGCTGCTGGACTGGGGCTTCCGCGAGTTCGAGAATTATCAGCTCTTCGCCGCCGGGCAGACCGTCGCGGAAGCCGATGTCTGGCTCGGCAACGCAAAGACCGTCGCCCTGACCACCGATCGCGACGTCCTGCTGACGATCCCGCGCACCTCGCGTCCGAAAATGAAGGTCAGCGTGGTCTATGAAGGCCCGGTCCCGGCGCCGATTACGGCCGGCACACAGCTGGCGACCCTGAAGGTGACGGCGCCCGAGATGGAGGACGTCAACATACCGCTTTATGCGGCGGCGGATGTCGCGCAGCTCGGAGTGTTCGGCAAGGTCGGCGCCGCGGTCCAATATCTCGTCTGGGGCAGCGGTGGCTGA
- a CDS encoding septal ring lytic transglycosylase RlpA family protein: MKSLATLSLVMLAVLLSACAETKFVVHTAKQINNATSDGQPLGRYKVGSPYQINGVWYYPQVDYGYEETGIASWYGPNFHNKTTANGEIFDQNDVTAAHRTLPLPSVVRVTNLENGRALVVRVNDRGPFAHGRIIDMSRRSAQLLGFERQGTAKVRVEILPEESRIMAEAYSNGRPIQLASLNIPAAKVPVPAPNAAPSVPVSKGSVSAIPGAVTLTPPPAPVSPAAVSTSPAAQGSAVDLAAKSTDISAVIQTLPEQTEIFVQAGAFTNATNADKLTQILASVGPVMISPREVKGKYFYRVRLGPLETVEEADRILEAVIDRGYPAARVIVE; encoded by the coding sequence ATGAAATCTCTCGCCACGCTTTCATTGGTGATGCTTGCCGTTCTGCTTTCCGCCTGCGCGGAGACCAAATTCGTCGTCCACACGGCCAAACAGATCAACAACGCCACCTCGGATGGGCAGCCGCTCGGACGCTACAAGGTCGGCTCGCCATACCAGATCAACGGCGTCTGGTATTATCCGCAGGTAGATTACGGCTACGAGGAAACCGGCATCGCCTCGTGGTACGGCCCCAATTTCCATAACAAGACGACGGCCAACGGCGAGATCTTCGACCAGAACGACGTCACGGCCGCGCACCGGACCCTTCCGCTGCCGAGCGTGGTGCGGGTGACCAATCTTGAGAATGGCCGCGCGCTGGTGGTCCGCGTCAATGATCGCGGCCCGTTCGCGCATGGACGCATCATCGATATGTCCAGGCGATCCGCCCAGCTGCTCGGTTTCGAACGGCAGGGAACAGCCAAGGTCCGGGTCGAGATCCTGCCGGAGGAGAGCCGGATCATGGCCGAGGCCTACAGCAACGGACGTCCGATCCAACTTGCGAGCCTCAATATTCCGGCCGCAAAGGTCCCCGTGCCGGCGCCGAACGCCGCCCCGAGCGTTCCGGTTTCAAAGGGCTCTGTCTCTGCGATCCCGGGAGCGGTGACGTTGACACCTCCTCCGGCACCAGTTAGCCCTGCCGCTGTGTCCACCAGTCCTGCCGCGCAAGGCAGCGCAGTCGATCTGGCTGCGAAATCCACGGACATTTCGGCGGTGATCCAGACCTTGCCGGAACAGACCGAGATTTTCGTTCAGGCCGGCGCGTTCACCAATGCGACCAATGCGGACAAGCTGACCCAGATTCTGGCCTCCGTCGGGCCGGTGATGATTTCTCCGCGCGAGGTGAAGGGAAAGTACTTTTACCGCGTCCGTCTCGGCCCGCTCGAAACCGTCGAGGAAGCGGACAGAATTCTCGAGGCGGTGATCGACCGCGGTTATCCGGCGGCCCGCGTGATAGTCGAGTGA